A genomic segment from Luteolibacter ambystomatis encodes:
- a CDS encoding beta strand repeat-containing protein, translated as MKPSPLFLSLAMFAAWNSAARATTYTFNGTTSDAWNTDTNWSSSAIAPGTGSSVTRVNINATALYDLGTTATYTGTTGSAEGRSIVIGNNDTGNSKLTVTSGTIVANGGDTSFVGGGQTNSYAGAAQLVLSGGNLTSSGQFGVLTRGTAAANASVTVNSGSTFTADVISFGTFAGSAGSASININSGGVVETRTILETNNVTGTLQLNIDGGKLRASVTGTDQEWVRNTNVGPALRILSNGATFESTDTVGEKRFTCAMVDGGSPAGDVRFTGGGRFIIHADNTNTGKTTVDAGTTLTIGWGGGVGTLGSGQLVNNGTIALNRTTHLSQSAIPGLSGGLQSNFEQKGVNVLTLDVPNSNTGTTTVSTGVVRATNSGALSAGGIVSVKAGAQIALSGGVTIPKDIAVTGAGYTGTFTGTEILAGSRGAISSSAGTNTLNGAVSVTASPVRIGVQEGASLVLNGAITEAVAGCNVIFRGTTAGNGTITLANANNHWTGTSTIYGGSVVLGVDNGLSPNALLNIGTNGVGTSILDLNGHAQELGGIVTDTVNKGASRVQNNAATDATLTLNNTADNTWDGIIQNGATNTVKLVKKGTASQTLTTAQTFTGSTTVQAGTLYLNAALASTQVSVGAAGTLAGFGSIAGSTTVAGVVSPGSTATTVGTLPTHDLSFNGGSYLCQLKAGTCDLLDVTGNLNLTNATLTTAVLQATTLTSYTVARYTGTRTGTFNPGALPSGFFIQYDDVNRTVNLVFGASPYTTWSQGLGMNPSGDGAPNADYDHDGIPNAVEYVLGTDPKTASSSSFMTSSDGTNWTIAFIRNVNSETSDISLSVEASDNLSTWQSFHVGVTTGDSSPGVSVITLDAQTEIITVTIPRGSGNRIFARLRVSAS; from the coding sequence ATGAAACCGAGTCCGCTCTTCCTCTCGCTCGCGATGTTCGCGGCCTGGAACTCCGCCGCCCGCGCCACGACCTACACCTTCAACGGTACCACCAGCGATGCCTGGAACACCGATACCAACTGGTCCTCCTCCGCCATCGCACCCGGCACCGGTTCGAGTGTGACCCGCGTGAACATCAACGCCACGGCACTCTATGACCTCGGCACCACCGCCACCTACACCGGCACCACCGGCAGCGCGGAAGGCCGTTCGATCGTCATCGGAAACAACGACACCGGAAATTCGAAGCTCACCGTCACCAGCGGCACTATCGTGGCGAATGGCGGGGACACCAGTTTCGTCGGTGGCGGCCAGACCAACAGCTATGCCGGCGCGGCGCAGCTCGTCCTCTCCGGCGGCAACCTCACCTCCAGCGGCCAGTTCGGCGTCCTGACCCGTGGCACCGCCGCGGCCAATGCCAGCGTGACGGTCAATTCCGGCTCCACCTTCACCGCGGATGTGATTTCCTTCGGCACGTTCGCGGGCAGTGCGGGCAGCGCCAGCATCAACATCAACTCCGGCGGGGTGGTCGAAACGCGCACCATCCTGGAAACGAACAACGTTACCGGCACGCTCCAGTTGAACATCGACGGCGGCAAGCTGCGCGCTTCCGTCACCGGTACCGATCAGGAGTGGGTCCGCAACACCAATGTCGGCCCGGCTCTGCGCATCCTTTCCAACGGCGCGACCTTCGAGTCCACGGACACGGTGGGTGAGAAGCGTTTCACCTGTGCGATGGTAGACGGCGGTTCGCCCGCGGGCGACGTGCGTTTCACCGGCGGCGGCCGTTTCATCATCCATGCCGACAACACCAACACGGGCAAGACCACCGTCGACGCGGGCACCACGCTGACCATCGGCTGGGGCGGGGGAGTGGGCACGCTGGGCAGTGGCCAGCTCGTCAACAACGGCACCATCGCCCTCAACCGCACCACCCACCTGAGCCAGAGCGCCATCCCGGGCCTGTCCGGCGGCCTCCAGTCGAACTTCGAGCAGAAGGGCGTGAACGTCCTCACCCTGGATGTGCCGAACTCCAATACCGGCACCACCACCGTGAGCACCGGCGTGGTGCGCGCGACCAACTCCGGCGCGCTCTCCGCGGGCGGCATTGTTTCGGTCAAGGCCGGCGCGCAGATCGCGTTGTCCGGCGGCGTGACGATTCCGAAGGATATCGCCGTCACCGGCGCGGGTTATACCGGCACCTTCACCGGCACCGAGATCCTCGCCGGCTCGCGCGGTGCGATCTCCAGCTCCGCGGGAACCAATACCCTCAATGGTGCCGTCAGCGTCACCGCCTCGCCGGTCCGCATCGGTGTGCAGGAGGGTGCCTCGCTGGTGCTCAACGGCGCGATCACCGAGGCCGTCGCCGGTTGCAACGTGATCTTCCGCGGCACCACCGCGGGCAATGGCACCATCACCCTTGCCAATGCCAACAATCACTGGACGGGTACCTCCACCATCTACGGTGGCAGCGTCGTTCTCGGTGTGGACAACGGGCTTTCCCCGAACGCCCTGCTCAACATCGGCACCAATGGTGTTGGCACCAGCATCCTCGATCTCAACGGCCATGCGCAGGAGCTGGGTGGCATCGTGACGGACACCGTGAACAAGGGCGCATCCCGCGTGCAGAACAATGCCGCTACCGATGCCACGCTGACCCTCAACAATACCGCCGACAACACGTGGGACGGCATCATTCAGAATGGTGCTACCAATACCGTGAAGCTGGTGAAGAAAGGCACGGCCAGCCAGACACTCACCACCGCCCAGACCTTCACCGGCAGCACCACCGTGCAGGCGGGCACGCTTTACCTGAATGCCGCTCTGGCTTCCACCCAGGTCAGCGTTGGCGCGGCCGGGACGCTCGCCGGTTTCGGTTCGATCGCGGGCAGCACCACCGTGGCCGGTGTGGTCTCGCCCGGCAGCACGGCGACCACCGTCGGCACGCTGCCCACGCACGACCTTTCCTTCAATGGCGGCAGCTATCTCTGCCAGCTCAAGGCGGGCACCTGCGACCTGCTGGATGTGACCGGAAACCTGAACCTCACCAATGCCACGCTGACCACCGCCGTGCTCCAGGCGACCACGCTGACCTCCTACACGGTGGCGCGCTACACCGGCACCCGCACCGGCACGTTCAATCCCGGCGCCCTGCCATCGGGATTCTTCATCCAGTATGACGATGTGAATCGTACGGTGAACCTCGTATTTGGCGCGAGCCCCTACACCACCTGGTCCCAGGGGCTGGGCATGAATCCGTCCGGCGATGGCGCTCCGAACGCGGACTACGACCACGACGGCATCCCGAACGCGGTGGAATACGTCCTCGGCACCGATCCGAAGACCGCGTCGTCCAGCAGCTTCATGACCAGCTCGGACGGCACGAACTGGACCATCGCCTTCATCCGCAATGTCAACTCCGAGACCAGCGACATCTCCCTCTCGGTGGAGGCCAGTGACAATCTCTCCACCTGGCAGTCCTTCCACGTGGGCGTGACCACCGGCGATTCCTCGCCCGGCGTCTCCGTGATCACCCTCGATGCGCAGACGGAGATCATCACCGTGACCATTCCGCGTGGTAGCGGAAACCGCATCTTCGCCCGTCTCCGCGTTTCCGCTTCCTGA